A genomic window from Trueperella bialowiezensis includes:
- a CDS encoding glycosyltransferase family 2 protein — protein sequence MKRLISMNPTTQVVIAVHSPQRPVRRAIDSVLADEEAAVIVVAHNVAPSLLDIPDDDRVTVIEHTGEKGMPGAPRNTGLAAATSDWVSFLDSDDYFQPNALAAMRKRGQQTDSQYVIAPFFKVGKRTKSWLPTHRTHGLRPQSDGLFYRTAPFGLFRHAALDGMAYREDVRTGEDIRVSTDLWSRKRGICHFWKDPAYVLEADQNDRITTTPMDLRESGQGWHELWDEPFVKNWSNAVRHAYAVKVARIHVTDAVAARPNEEMWNEGEFDWLVEATRRLMAEDPHADRPLPHGQSELIRAICAGDLDEALELNQRGWSDQGPRRAFDQILEAESPLRWRIKNYVANKRRVKSA from the coding sequence ATGAAGAGGCTAATTAGCATGAACCCGACTACCCAAGTAGTTATTGCGGTGCATTCCCCGCAGCGTCCCGTACGCCGAGCCATCGATTCGGTGCTTGCCGACGAAGAAGCAGCCGTCATTGTCGTCGCCCATAATGTGGCGCCGAGCTTGTTAGATATTCCCGACGACGATCGAGTCACCGTTATCGAGCACACAGGGGAGAAGGGGATGCCCGGCGCGCCGCGGAATACGGGTTTGGCCGCGGCGACGTCTGATTGGGTGAGTTTTCTCGATTCAGATGATTATTTTCAGCCGAATGCGCTCGCGGCGATGCGTAAGCGCGGGCAGCAAACAGATTCCCAGTATGTGATAGCACCATTTTTTAAAGTGGGAAAGCGAACGAAATCCTGGCTGCCCACGCACCGAACTCATGGGCTTCGGCCGCAATCAGACGGCCTGTTTTACAGGACTGCGCCATTTGGTCTTTTTAGGCACGCAGCTCTCGATGGCATGGCCTATAGGGAAGATGTGCGCACGGGTGAGGACATCCGAGTCTCCACAGACCTGTGGAGCCGGAAGCGCGGAATCTGCCATTTTTGGAAAGATCCGGCCTACGTGTTGGAAGCAGATCAAAACGACCGAATAACCACGACTCCGATGGACCTGCGCGAGTCGGGGCAAGGTTGGCACGAGTTGTGGGACGAGCCGTTTGTTAAAAACTGGAGTAACGCCGTCCGCCACGCCTATGCGGTTAAGGTTGCGCGTATCCACGTGACAGACGCGGTAGCTGCGCGGCCGAACGAAGAGATGTGGAATGAGGGCGAGTTCGATTGGCTTGTTGAGGCTACCCGGAGGCTGATGGCCGAGGATCCCCATGCGGATAGACCACTTCCGCACGGCCAGAGCGAATTAATCCGTGCGATCTGCGCTGGCGATCTCGACGAAGCGCTCGAGCTGAACCAGCGCGGATGGTCCGACCAGGGGCCACGGCGTGCTTTCGATCAGATTTTGGAAGCGGAGAGCCCGTTGCGGTGGCGGATCAAGAACTATGTTGCGAACAAGAGGAGAGTGAAGAGCGCGTGA
- a CDS encoding glycosyltransferase family 2 protein, whose amino-acid sequence MRGIHTQIVIPVHDETRPIRRAAESVLADPLSGVIVIAHNIDPEILDIPEHDRLEVVPLEGAKGMPGATFDAGIAAATAPWVGIMGSDDWYDAGALEAMRERQKADGSDGVIAPLRHQLTDINTLKPLTWRTSKLDAVRDRLFYRTAPLGIYRTEMMQDPHLRFGAVFPAGSDQRVSALMWTSGRNFSYYWNDPAYVVGKDAKTRVTFTPRPLAQTGAPYDNLLEEPGVLAFTERQKHALAVKMARVHVIDLARLRPNLSDWREGDFNWLSRYVKKLRNFDPTFDRPLSRRDAAVVSAAEAGDLPRMLKAVESYGEAGIVSRVLTSSLTGTFFEHDAPLRNAFTGIAARERGRIRAIRG is encoded by the coding sequence GTGAGGGGTATTCATACTCAGATCGTCATTCCGGTACACGATGAAACACGGCCCATTCGGCGTGCGGCCGAGTCCGTGTTGGCTGACCCGCTCAGCGGAGTCATTGTGATCGCTCACAACATCGATCCAGAGATTCTTGACATTCCTGAACACGATCGGCTGGAGGTTGTTCCGCTCGAGGGTGCAAAGGGGATGCCGGGTGCGACCTTTGACGCGGGAATCGCGGCAGCAACAGCTCCGTGGGTGGGCATCATGGGATCAGACGATTGGTATGACGCCGGAGCCTTGGAAGCTATGCGGGAACGCCAGAAAGCCGATGGTTCCGACGGCGTAATTGCTCCGCTTCGCCACCAGCTCACCGACATCAATACGCTCAAGCCGCTGACCTGGCGCACCAGCAAATTGGACGCGGTGCGTGATCGCCTGTTCTATCGGACCGCTCCACTGGGAATCTACCGGACTGAGATGATGCAAGACCCGCACCTACGCTTTGGCGCAGTGTTCCCGGCTGGATCAGACCAGCGAGTCTCCGCGCTGATGTGGACGTCGGGGCGAAACTTTTCTTATTACTGGAACGATCCGGCGTATGTGGTGGGTAAAGATGCGAAGACCCGCGTAACCTTCACGCCTAGACCGCTAGCCCAGACCGGGGCTCCGTATGACAATCTCCTCGAAGAACCAGGCGTGCTGGCGTTCACGGAACGGCAAAAGCATGCGCTCGCAGTCAAGATGGCTCGCGTGCACGTCATTGATCTTGCCCGGTTGCGTCCGAATCTGAGTGATTGGCGCGAGGGTGATTTTAACTGGCTGTCCAGATATGTGAAGAAACTGCGTAACTTCGATCCGACATTCGATAGGCCACTTTCGCGGCGTGATGCCGCAGTGGTATCAGCTGCCGAAGCTGGAGACTTACCGCGGATGCTCAAAGCGGTGGAATCCTACGGAGAAGCTGGGATTGTCTCGCGTGTGCTCACATCGAGCCTGACGGGTACTTTCTTTGAACACGATGCTCCGCTACGCAACGCGTTCACCGGAATTGCAGCCCGCGAACGCGGCCGGATCAGGGCTATTCGGGGCTAG
- a CDS encoding glycosyltransferase family protein, producing the protein MASEPRILHFHDCADVGGALVRAAKRHGLHWDYLSAEAVRPSNRPNNPLVSKGFTAKLLLRNRRAIAKADIVHIHYAMVVPNAQNKFMPERPYFLHLHGTDIRKHWANGRRKSKVQPWIEGAERVYYTNLDTRENAEEAFPGAEFMPAFIEPDRLVPWAYTDQQPQKIVFLSRWEDIKGAPANIALARELRRAFPGVALEGLDWGDQTEQARQAGVNLVPKMGHSDYVRWISEATIAIGQAQPMLGVSEFEAMAIGLPVAVLGSRIPRPTDGATPPVIEGDLDAVVEGIRLALDDPFSATEELGAKQWVLDRHLADSYVPGLQRAYRETLGLDPSGV; encoded by the coding sequence ATGGCGAGCGAACCACGGATTTTACATTTTCATGATTGCGCTGATGTCGGCGGAGCTCTCGTCCGAGCAGCGAAAAGGCACGGCCTCCACTGGGATTACCTCTCAGCCGAAGCCGTCCGCCCATCAAACCGGCCCAATAATCCGCTGGTGTCAAAAGGGTTCACTGCCAAGCTACTTCTGCGAAATCGTCGCGCGATCGCCAAAGCAGATATTGTGCACATCCATTACGCGATGGTGGTCCCCAACGCGCAAAACAAATTCATGCCCGAACGCCCCTATTTTCTCCATTTACACGGCACTGACATCCGCAAGCACTGGGCTAATGGGCGCAGGAAGAGCAAAGTGCAGCCGTGGATCGAAGGCGCTGAACGGGTCTATTACACGAATCTAGACACGCGTGAAAACGCTGAGGAAGCATTCCCGGGTGCCGAGTTCATGCCAGCGTTCATTGAACCGGATCGCCTTGTCCCCTGGGCATACACAGACCAGCAGCCACAGAAGATCGTGTTTCTTTCCCGCTGGGAAGATATCAAAGGCGCACCCGCGAATATTGCTCTCGCACGGGAATTGCGCCGTGCTTTTCCCGGCGTCGCACTCGAAGGACTCGACTGGGGCGACCAGACCGAGCAGGCACGGCAAGCCGGAGTCAACCTCGTTCCTAAAATGGGCCACAGCGATTACGTGCGGTGGATATCAGAGGCCACTATCGCCATCGGACAAGCCCAACCCATGCTCGGCGTCTCCGAATTCGAAGCCATGGCCATCGGTCTTCCGGTCGCTGTTCTTGGTTCTCGCATTCCCCGTCCAACCGACGGCGCCACTCCGCCCGTGATCGAAGGAGACCTCGACGCGGTAGTTGAAGGAATCCGCCTCGCGTTGGACGATCCTTTCTCAGCGACCGAAGAATTAGGTGCCAAACAGTGGGTGTTAGATCGGCACTTAGCAGACAGCTACGTGCCGGGCCTCCAACGAGCCTACCGCGAAACCCTCGGTTTGGATCCGAGCGGCGTCTAG